The genomic stretch TTCTGCACACGCAGCGATGCTCATCAGCACGAATGCAACGACCAGAGCAGAGCGATATTTCAGTCGCGTTCGGATCACTTCAAGTTGCGTTCGATCGAGACTCGTACCGTGCGCGAGAGCATGCGACCTTCGGCGACGCTGTTATCGAAGAGCAGGTCCTTCGAGCCTCGTGCTTCCAGTTGGAGCGAAGGGATACTGCGGCCCATTGCGCGAAGTTTGCTGCCAAGCAAAAGCGCCGCGCGAGACGCGCGCTGATACGAAAGCTTTTCGTTGAATGCCGCATCTCCGGTGATATCGGTATGACCGGTGATGGTAATCTCCGCATCCGGCGTGACGGAGGCGGCAAGCCGGTTCAATACCGATTCGCTATTTTGCCCGAGTTCCGAACTCGAGGAGTAATCGAACAGCAGCAGATGGAACCGTTCGAGCGACTTGTCGGCATCACTGGTATCGATTGCGTGCGTTGTCGTCGTGTGCTCCTGTGGTTTGATGCGTATGATGCCCGAGACTTCGGCTGTTTCACCGATGGAGTCGGTAACCACCATTGTCCAGGAAACCGAATCGCTGCTCTTGAGCGCGTCGCCGTCGGTAATATTCCACAACCATTCCGACCGGGTATCGCCGCTGAGTTGATCTCGTGTTTGCAAGACGCGGTCGCCTTGACGGATAATAATCTTGTTGGAGGCGATTCCATGCGAGGTGTAGATATCCTGGTGGAACATGATGCGAGGCGGAGTCGCCGTTTGCTCGAATTTCCGCGTCTCGACAGGTTCGAGAATCTCACGCGAGTTCGATGTGATCTCGACTCGCCGGTTTTCTGCCTGTCCCGATTCGTTGTTATCGTCCGAACTGAGCTCGGGCAACGCGCGCGATCTGGTGCGAATACGTTGTGGGGCGATCTGCCAAACCGATTGCAGGTATTCTGCCACCCGCTGTGCTCTGGCGAACGCGATCGTATCGCTCGTTGCGGAATCCAGTGGAGAATGGATGCTGCGCGTTCCGGTCAGTGTGATGGTTGCTTTCGGGTGATCCTGTAATCGTTTCCCGATGATATTCAGCAACTCATGGTTGATTCCTTCGGCATTGAGCGAATAAAATTGTTTCGTAGAGAAGCTGCTTGTCGATGACGCACGTTCGTAGCAGTGGTAACGGTGCGGGATGTTCGACGAGCCATCGTCGAAAAACACGTAGCCGAGCATGGGCGATACGTCGGTGACGAGTACGTTCTCGATGGCGACGACCGGCTGCGATACTTCTTCGTCATGGTCGGTCAACCCGACGGCCCGCACTTCGAGTCGCAATGGCTTCGGTCTCGGAGCAGGCGTTGCAGTGGCAACCGGTGGCGTTGCTTTCGGCTCTGGCGCTGGTGGTGGAATAATGATCGGTTCTACGGGGCGTTCGACATTCTCTGACGGGAACGTATAGACAAGCGCTACCCCGCCATTCACGCTGTATGCCCGATACGGTGCGCCCGCGACATTTGCAAGTGAGGTCAGGCCGATGACGCCTTCGGCATACGCTCGGGCCGCCATCCTCGATGAGACAGGCAAATCGTACCCTGCTTGTAGCTCGAGAGCGCTCGCTATATGATTCGTCGGCAGCAAACCGTTTGCTACGGGTCGCGTCGAAAGCAGATTATCGGTGTATACAACTCCACCGGTGATGAGGTGCTCGCTCTGCACATAGGATGCATTGGGCACCGCATAGAGCGCCATCGATGCACCGAGCGAGACCCTCGATAACGGATGCCAACTTGCGCCGATGCTCGGACCGATTGCATTCATCGAGACATCGTAGATACGCTCACGATTGATGGTGACCGGCGAACCGGTCGTCGGATACAGAGCTCGTTCGTTGTTGAACGGTGCTGTCGTGTATCGGCTCGAAAGATTTCGGAAGGAAAGACCGACAAGCAATCCGAATGCGCTCCCAAACGGCGACTCGTACTGGGCCCGCAGACTGAAATGGCCGCCATTGCCGCTGGTGAACACTCCGCACAGGATATCCCCGCTGTAGGCGTCTATCGAAGTACGGGTAAAGTTAGAACTATACGTCCCTCCCAGTAGCAGCGACGGGCGGATAGCTTCATCGTTCGACGCAGTCGGTTGATGCAATTGTGCGACTGCAGTGGCGCTGACAAGATACAATACAATACTCGCCGCGTACAGTGCGCGGAGCTGCCGGACCACAAGGCCTCGGGTCTGTGTGTTGCGTGTACCCCCGTTCGTCGTACAGGACTTCATTCCAGACGATAACTATCCGTTAACTACAACTCCCTCAAATCCTGCAAGGTTCGTGTAGTTGCTCGTTGTCCGAAGGCCCCAAACAGAAGCGGCCCGCCGTAGTGGCGGGCCGCTTCAATCTTACTGAAGGAAGTATCGCTTATTCTTACTTGGAGGAATCGTCTCCGCTATGCACGTTCGTGTGCACTTGGATCGGTGCGCTGTTCGTCTTTGTGACGATCGGCAGCGCATCCTTCTGCGGCTTCGTCGTCTTCGATACAACGCGCTGATGCGGAGCCGAGAACGTCGCAGCCGGGGCCGTAGTGTTCGGCGTTTCGACGGCGTGGGTTTCCTGTTGTGGCGTCGGCGCCGGAATTTCGATCGTCGCAGGTGCGCTGATCACGGGCTTCGACGCATTGTGGTTCTGTGTGGTTGTGCCGTTCGGTACGATCGAGTACACGATGGCAGCACCGGCCAAGAGGCCGGCAACGAGCATTGCCGCCGGACGCCGGACGAATGACCATAGCCGGGAGCCATTCGAGACCGGCATCGCAGCGGACTGAGCAACTTCTTGTTCTTTTTCTTTGAGCGCATTCGGTAGCAGCGAAGCGCCGAGGCCGAGCGCGGAAAGCGTATGCGAACGAACCAACGCGGCGGTAACCATCGTGGCATCCTTATCGGCACGCAACGCTTTGAGGAGTTCGAGCTGGGAGCGGAAGGCCAGGCGCATATCGTCGCGCGCGGCAATGTCGATGAGGAAATTCTGTTCCTCGCCGGCACTCATCTTGTGCTCAAAATAGCGTTGCAGTTGTTCTTCGTCGCGAAGGTTCATGGCAGTATCCTTTGTATCAACTTATAGTGGGCGTTTCAGAAGGGATGACGGGAGGTGCGGATGCTCGTCGTGTTCGCCGAGCCCAAGCCAACTGGCAACGAGTTGGCGAAGGCGAACGCGCGAGCGAAACGCGGTGGTTTTGACGTTTGTCAATGTCCGGCCCAGCATGGTCGCGATCTCATCGTAGGTGAAATTGCAGTA from Bacteroidota bacterium encodes the following:
- a CDS encoding OmpA family protein — protein: MKSCTTNGGTRNTQTRGLVVRQLRALYAASIVLYLVSATAVAQLHQPTASNDEAIRPSLLLGGTYSSNFTRTSIDAYSGDILCGVFTSGNGGHFSLRAQYESPFGSAFGLLVGLSFRNLSSRYTTAPFNNERALYPTTGSPVTINRERIYDVSMNAIGPSIGASWHPLSRVSLGASMALYAVPNASYVQSEHLITGGVVYTDNLLSTRPVANGLLPTNHIASALELQAGYDLPVSSRMAARAYAEGVIGLTSLANVAGAPYRAYSVNGGVALVYTFPSENVERPVEPIIIPPPAPEPKATPPVATATPAPRPKPLRLEVRAVGLTDHDEEVSQPVVAIENVLVTDVSPMLGYVFFDDGSSNIPHRYHCYERASSTSSFSTKQFYSLNAEGINHELLNIIGKRLQDHPKATITLTGTRSIHSPLDSATSDTIAFARAQRVAEYLQSVWQIAPQRIRTRSRALPELSSDDNNESGQAENRRVEITSNSREILEPVETRKFEQTATPPRIMFHQDIYTSHGIASNKIIIRQGDRVLQTRDQLSGDTRSEWLWNITDGDALKSSDSVSWTMVVTDSIGETAEVSGIIRIKPQEHTTTTHAIDTSDADKSLERFHLLLFDYSSSSELGQNSESVLNRLAASVTPDAEITITGHTDITGDAAFNEKLSYQRASRAALLLGSKLRAMGRSIPSLQLEARGSKDLLFDNSVAEGRMLSRTVRVSIERNLK